A stretch of DNA from Paenibacillus sp. FSL W8-0186:
GTCATTACTAATACGGTCCCTAATTTCTGATATACCCAAACCTGTATGTTTCTTAATTATCATTAGCAAATTACTATTACTTATAGATTGCAGTGTCATAAATATTCTTGTCAATTGAGTTCCTCCTTCTATATCTTTTAAATCCGAAATTAAAATTCCTCTGGGAATGAAGGATTATAGGGTTTACCGGGTAGACTTCTTCTATATGAATTCCCATGCCAACGAGTAAAATGTTCCCTTACTGTAGCAGGATAAATAATCTCTCCTCTATTTGCAAGGTGAGGATACTTTGAAACACTGTAGGCATGATGTCCAGTAATTGGCTTTCCTCCAAAAGTAGGAACTTTATTGCTTAATATTGCTTCTCTTTGTTCCTGGGACCAATTTCTGGTTGTCGCTTCCCCCATTTTAATCCTTCTCTTCTCTTGTTGCCAAAATTCCTTAACACCTGCATCCCTTCGACTCGCAAGCCGCTTATTCCATTCAAGCCTTTTCCATTCTTCTTTAGTTATAGTACGGTTGTTTACCTTATCTTCTAATTTCTTTTTTGTTTTAGATCCTAATTGCGTATACGGACTAGATTTAGGCGTTAAATCAAGTCCTGCCTTTTTTGCCCTTTCGTCAATTAGATTGTTCGTCCCCCCATTACTTCCCCCACGCTTCCCAAAGCCACCATTACCCCCACTGGTAAAGCCAAGATTGCGGTTAAGGCCAGTAGTGCCCTTCCCCCGCCCCTTGTTCGTAGCGATAGATACCCAGGTGAGCGCGGCACGCATCTTGTCTCCGCCGATCTGCTCGATGAAGTCGCCGATGAATTCGATCCGGCCGCCTGCTTCCATAGCGGCTTCTATCGCCAAGCTGCGGGTATATTGCATGGCGACGTGCTGGCTGACGCTAGCCGATGTGCTTACGGCGTGGGCGAGCCTTGGATGGCTGACTGACAAGCGCTGCATGGCATTTTTGATCTTCCCGAGCTGTTCGCCCAGCCCCAGGTTGTTGCCCAGCTTCCGGGCTGACGTCCATACCTTGCCGAGGTCCTGCCTCATCGCGTTCGGCGCCATGCTGGCCGTCTTCTTCACCGCCTGGAAGGCGTCCACCGCCCGGTCTACGCCCTTCATCAGCTTCTGCCCAGTCTTGAACGCTTCGACGCCGCGCTTGACGAACTTCGCCCCAGTCGCCGCCCATCCGGCAAATGGAATGGCCGCCGCTGCAGACAATGCCGCATTCGCATAGTCGCCGCGAGCCAGATAGATCCCTGCATTCACGAGGTCGGCGATCTCTCCTAGCCCCGGGATCAGCCCCGCGACATCCAGACCGACCTGAACCACATCCAGTGCTTTCTCCCAGAAGCTCTTCTTCTTCTCAGGCGGCTCTACTTCGGATACAAAAGGCGCCTCCGGTTCCGGCTCCAGATCTTCGACGTATACCGGGCACTTCTGCAGCCCCTCCAGAACGATTTCCGTTCCCTGGATGTCCGTATCCCCGTCCATGACGATGCTGCTGTCACCGCACACCAGATAGATCGCTGTCTCCGCTTCGATCTTTATTTCCTTCTCCGAAGCAAGCTCCAAATCCTTCTTGCTCGCCATGATTATTCCAGAGTCGCTCTGAATCAGCACGCCCGCTTCGTCCTCCAAGGAGATAAACAGGCTTCCTTCCGTGGCGGTTAGCGTTAGCTCGCTGCCTCCGAACTTCATTTCTTTGCCGTAATTGGTTCCCCAATACTTGACGCTGGGGTCTTCCATCTTCGGCGAAAGCTGGCCCCCTCGGCGGATCGAGCTCATCGCGATCGCTTCTTCCTCCCGCGGGCTTGGAAAATACACCTGCACCGAATCTCCCTGCTGCGGCATGCAGTAGAAACCGCTATTGCCCTCGGCGGTATAAATCGAAGAATAGGGCAGCCAGCTTGCTTCCTCCTTCGCCTGCTTCCCGTCCACATCCATATGGACGCGTACCTGGTCCTTCTGGACATCGATGATTTTCCCTTCCAGCGAGGCTCCCGCCAGCGGCGTATTGAGAATTTTGTTCTGCCGGATGCCTCTCTCCGGGCTAAGTATGTATTGATGCCGCAGCTCTCCTCCTGTAAATCGCGTGACCGCAGAGAAGATGACCAGCTCCTGTCCCGCGAATGCCAGGATATCGCCTAGCGGATACCAGTTCACCAGGTCTACCGCATAGCGGGTAAAATCATATGGATGCAAATCCGCAGCTCCGTCACCACGCGCCTCCTCCAGAGCACTTAAATCACGCTGAATTGTATAAGGGGTATCTTCCGGCAGCGGATGAAGCCGGCCCAGAGGGAGCCCCATCCACAGCTTCGGAGACGCTGCCGCAGATTCCGCAATGACGACAGCCCCAAACCGCGAAGCTACCCTCTTCAGAAATTGCCAGTCGGTCTCTTTATACTGCAGTGTAAACTGGCCGATACGCTGATGGCTCATGGCGTTATCGATAAAATCCGATCCAGGGTAAGCCGCTAGGACCGACTCTACTAATTCGCTGCATTTCATCTCCCGATTTTGGTAAGAACGGGTTCTGGCTTGAACATCCATCAGGGCTGAGCAGGAAACAGCCGTCAACTCGACATAGTATATGCCCCGCACAACGCGAACCGCGATCGTGTCCAGAATCCCCTGGAACAGAGTACGCTTGGTCTTTCCCTGCTCGTCCGTTTCTTCCAACGCGATCGGGTCCTGACTTCTAGCCTCTTGAATATAACGATCCTTGTCTTCCTCCGGCACAATCCCGGTTAACCACAGCCTGGCGTGCTCACCTACGTTCCGCTCTAGTCGCAGCTCGCTAATTTGTTGTATGCGGTAAGGCCACACGAGCCGCACTTGGCCATATCCTGCTGCTGCCTGTGTCGACTCTGCTTGCACATCATTACCTCCTGTCTGTCGCTAAATGATTCGTACAGCTGGTATTCATTTTCCAAAATAAATCCGTTCCTTTTCCTACCTGACTCACCCCACCGACGTTCCATCGAGTTCCTGGCCGTCGTCCTCAATCTGAATAAGTCCGCCGTGGATGCAAAAGGTCGTGCAGTCGCTGAGCAGCGCTGGCTCTCCTTCAATCAGAACATCCTCTTTACCCCCGGCCCATTTCTCTGCAATGACGGGAACGCAAGGCGCTTTTTGCAAACCTTCGATATCCATCTCCCCGTTCTGCACCGCCGGATTCAGCATGCTGAAGCAGTTGCCAAAAGGGATGATATTCACCATAGGCTCATAATCCGCAACATTCATTTGCGCCTTCTCCTTCAAATGCACGCCATGACACAGCGGTGTCTTCAGCCGGTTCAATTGCGTTCCGCAGCTGCAGCTTAAGATTGCACCGGCCACGACATAGCTTTTCTGTTCTTCGCCTGCTGTTTCATTGGTGGAATATGCACCGACAATTTCCATCTTCGAACAACCTCCTCGCTCGGGTTCACTCAACTTTCTCAACTGCCGTAAGCAGCTTCGCTGCTTCCAGTCCCCGTCCGCTCAACGCGCGTTAACCGGATTCCGTCAAAATCTCTGCGCAATAGGCTTTCCGCCAGCGCCAGATGAACCAAAATCTGTGTCTCCGCAATACCGGCCACTTGGAACAGCATCCATGAATTTAGCTGTTCTCCCTCTACCACGAGACGACGAAGCGCCCCATCCGGCCGAAACTCGCTCTCCGCAGACAAACAGCCAACCCGCGGCGGGATCATCAGCCAATAGGTCTCGCTATGCTTGCGCCGAAGATCCAGCAAACGCACCGCGAAGAACTTCATCCGCGGACAGAATTTCTCGACTAATAGCTTCAGCCGGGTCGATAACAAGGGCAGCGGATGCTCCAAATAATCCGGGTATTGCACCCGCTCGGCGTCCTGGATCGCAAATTGCAAGCTGACTTCATGGAGCGCATGACAGCCTTCCTCCGTCAGCATTTCTTTGGTGATCTCCGCAAAAACACCCACAGGAACAGCCGGGTCATGCACACGCTCGTCCACGCTCAGCTTGAACAAATCAAGCTCCATCGAGATTCACCTCTCTCTCGGCTTCGGTGAAATAAGCAAGCAAGGCTCGCCGCGCAGCCTGGGTACTGGTACCGGCAATGCTCTCATCGATGAGCGCTCCGTCCAGGTTGGCACCGGTAAAATCAGCGTCCGTTAATACCGCATTCGTAAAATCAGCACCCTGAACATTGGCTCCAATAAAGCTAGCACCAGTCAGATTCGCGCCGATAAACCGGGCACCGCGCAGATTCGCACTCGTGAAATCGGCCTCGGATAAATCCGCCCCGGCAAAATTCACGCCAATGAACCCGGGAATGTCCCATTCCTCCGTGCCTGCCGTACCGCTCATCCCTTCAACGAATCTGAAATCCGCCCCTTGCAGGCCGCAATACTCAAAGCTGGCTTCATGCAAGAAAGATCCTGAGAAGTTCGCGCCTGCAAGCATGCATCTCTCAAAGCGCGTGCCGACCAGCATGCATTCCGCCAGCTGGCTGTCCTTCAACCGCGTATCCTCGAACCGTGCGTAGCGAAAATCCAATGCGCTGTAATCCCCGTCAGCCAAATCCAGCTTGCGGTATACCTCGTAAGCGTATTCGGCCTCTTTTCCCGCCTCAAGCCATTCCTTCACCTCTGCGCTGTCCAAATTCCGCTCGTCCAGCTTATAGACGACCTCGCTGTGATCCAAATACTCGCCTACGCGGATTTCAACCACCGCCTCCTTATCAAGCTGGATGAATTCCTCCAGCCGCACAGCTTCAGGCATCGCCTGGCGAATTAACGCAACGACATAGCCATGAACATAGGCGGCTTCATGCTGCATTTCCATCTCCACATCCATCTCGCTGATCTGTCCCGCATATTCCCGCCGTCTGGACATGACCGCTTCCTTCCACTTCTCCAGCGGCAAGTAAGCCCATTTGGCCTCATAGCTGCATCTGACGGGCTGGGGATCCATAAACCAGTTCTCGTCCTGCGCCTCCCCTAAATACGTCATCTTTCCGTTTTGCATCGCCGTCCGCAGCATCGAATAGGTCAAATAGCCGATCCGTTCCTTCTTCCCCGCAGCCTGAAGCTCCAGCAGCTGCCGGCACCAGGCCCGAAACGAAGCGATGAACTCCCTGATCAGCTCCGGACGCCAGCCTTGATAAGTCTGTTCCAGCTGCTCGAGCATGATCTGCCGCTGCGGACGAATCACCTCGTCGCGAAAATGAGCCAGCGCACTTTCATTCCTCAACTTGATCGCTCCTTTCTTGTCCTTCCTGAACCGGAGAACCAGGATTAGTTCGTCTTCAGCTCCAGTCCCGAAATCACCGTGCGGCCGTCCATTTCGATGGTGCTCGTCTCGTTGCTCGTCAGCGTAATTTTCTCCTTGGCGGAAATCGTAATATTCTGCTCGGCATTCATCAGAATGTCCTCCTTCGCAACCAGCTTGATTTCCTTGCTGCTGGATATTTCGATGCCGCCGCTCTCGCTCAGGCGGATAAATATCTCGCCGTCCTTTCCTGTAATGACCACTTCCTCCGGCGTCATCATCAGCTCCTTGCCAGCGGCTGTCCGGAAATATTTGTGATCGGGGTTGCCCAGCTTGTTCGTCTCGCCTTCGTCGGAATTTTGCCGCACCGAGCTGCTGGCCACGCCCTCCTCCTCCCGGTTGCCGGGAAAATAGACGCGCACATGGTCGCCGACCTCAGGCATGCAATACCAGCCGCTGTTCCCCTCGGCCGTATATACCGAGGCATACGGAAAGCAATGCGCATCGCTGGCCTGCTGGACATCGTCGATGGCGAGGTGAACTTTGACCGTGTCCTTCTGTACGGCAATGACTTGTCCCTGAATGGAGACGCCGATAATTTGATCATTGTAAAAAGGATTCGGCCGCAGCCCCTCCCGGGAGCTTAAAGTATAGCGGTGGGTCAGCTGACCTTGCTTCATTTCGGTCCATGCCTCAATGACATACAGCAAGGACCCTTTGAACTGGACAGTATCCCCAAGCTGGAACACCCGCTCCGACTCTACTTCGTAATAGATATAGTCGTTCTCCTGGACCTTGGCGCTTGTGTTCTGCGTCGTATGGCGATACGGGTCCATCCGCTTCGTGATTTGATAGTGGCTCTCCTTAATCGCTCCTTTGATGCTGCCATCCGGCAAGCCGAAGAAGAATTTAGGCTCGTCAAAGACGACCGAAGGAATCAGCACGGTGCGCAGCCGCGAGGCCAGCCGGGTCAGGAACTGCCAATCCGTCTCCAGGTACTGCATCGTGAACCGCCCGATTGCCCCGCCTCCGGTCGCCTCGTCGATAATGTCAATGCCCGGGTAAGGCGCTTTGACCACATTCAGCAGGTCGGGATACGTCATATTTTTATTCTGGAAGGAACGGCTTCTTTTTTTCACATCCAGCTCAAAGGTATGCGACACCGCTTCGACTTCCAAATGATATACGCCCCGGACGGCCTTCACGGCAATGTTCCGCACGATGCCGCAGAACAGCGGGGACAGTGTGCCCTGCTCGTTGCGCTGGCTGATCTTTACGGTGGTTCTGGCATCGCACATGAGCACATAGCTGTCCTTTACCTCCTCAGACACAATGCCCGTGAATTTCAAACAAGCGTGATCATTCACTTTCTTCGCAATCGTCAGCTCGAGCAAATTCACCAGCTCAAACGGGCTGACGACCAGACTGTCGTAAGTAAGAGCTGCCTCTGTCATACTTCCGCACCTCCCTGTCCCGATTCCCTGAGGTCAGAAGGTGCATCTTTGTCCGTCATACGCAGCGATGCCATGATGCTCTTAGCTACCGGCCTCCAATCGTTCATCTCTTGATCCAGACAATTGAAGGTGCACATGAGCGCCCGGCCCTCGAGCGAAAGGAAAAACATGAAGTTATAAATGCTTCCATTCATCACCGGCGTGACGAACTCGCAATAACCGACGGCTGCATTAGGCGACTGAACTACGCCGTCTCCGTACCATTTGAGAATTTTTTGCGTTCGGCGGAGAATCTGCGTGATGCCTTGCGTGAATTCCTCAATCTCCCTGCCCCGCACCGGAGTTGCAGTATGATTGAAGGCGACATTAATCGTGCTAAGCGCGTTGGTGTAGATCAGCTGGGGTCTGCGCTCTGACGGGTACTTCAAAGCTGCCATTTGCGAGGTCATCGGCTTGAACATGCTGGGCATCACCAAAGACAACTGATCCTCGAACAAAGCGTACCGCTGAAAAGACAGCGTCTCCCGCCCTACCTGTACAAACGGCTGATCCAGCTTCACCTCGGCAAAATCCTGCCACGTCTTCCCGGCCGCCGCATTCTCCTGCGTCTGCTGGGCTTGCTGCCTCTGCAGCATGGCGATCATCGTTTCATCCAAATGCTTCACAAATCTTCGCTCCTTCCGAATTTGAAAATTTTGAGACTTTCTATTGTTATCGGAAGAAATCGTTATTTATTTGAATATTTTCCCTTAAAAGATTGTATTTTGGATAACATTCGCCCGATGCTCTATCGGCTCTCTCTGAAATAGACAAAGAGACTACCGCAGTTACAGCTGCAAATAGTCTCTTGATAGGGAGTCGATAGGATTTGATAGGATTTGATAGGATTTGATGGGAAGTGATGGGCGAATCACCGTCGGTCTGCTCTCGGGAACGGACACCAGATGCGCTATTTGCACCATTTCTCCTTTTTTCACGAGCTAGCGGACACAGATGAACTTATTTGCTCAAAAAGCACCTGCTTCCAGCCCCATATGATGGAATAGCGGAACTACGGTCCGTTAGTCTCGCTTGTTATGGCTTTTTTCGGAAATAGTGGAACCAGGGTCCATAAGCAGATAGTCAGCGTGCACCCGAGCAAAAAAAACACGACCTCTTAGCCTCAGACTAAGCCGATCGTGTCCTGTTACGGTTAGCGGGAAAGCCGCCTCTCTTCTATCATTTGCGTAGATTCGCTTCTAAATGCCTCCAGATTATGTTCGACAAGGGTAACCTGGGTATCATCCAGCAGAATATAGGCCGGAATTTGGCGGATGTCCACTTCATCGCGAATTTGCTTGCCCTCACCCGAGTCTATGGTCAATACACCTGCTTGGCTAAAATAGCCCGGATACGCACCTATCATCTCATTGAGTATGTAAGTTTGGTTGGTATAGTCGGTCTCCTCCGCCAGGATCAGCAGCGAAAAGGCGTAGTTGTCCTGCGACAAATACGGACCGAAGACATCCTGGTCTTTCCTGTCGTTTGAGCCGAGCAATCCAGAAATGATCATGAGCAGTACAATGACGAGCCCCGCCTTAAAAATACGCGCTGATTTCCCCGTTTGCATTCTCAATTCAGGCAATCTCCTTTTTTCCAAAATACGTCAAGTCGTACATATTGTATCATCAATCCGCCAAAAAGAAGACACCGAGATCAAAATCTCGGCGTCTTCGCCTACGGTGAAGCCTTGCTCCATCAATGAATAGGATTCAACTAACTCTACGCTATTGCTTTACTTTTACTAATCGAGCTTTACCTCCAACTGTTGCGTTCTATCCTCATGAATGATGTTTTACCTCAATCTATGGTGTTTATCTCCCTTAGTCGGCCTATCCCCTCTCCGCTTATGGTGAAGGGTTAAAGTTCTGCAAGCCGTAGCCGTAAGGGAATATAGCGGATTCCCAAATGCCTTGATGGTAAGATTTGGCCTGAGGATTGTCATGGTAGATCGACTGCCAAAAGACGTTCGAAAGGATGTTAGCCTTCCTTGGATGAAAGTTAGGAAGATTCGTCATCTCTACGAATAACCTCAACAGTCAAGCCTGGTATTCCTCTCAATAATCAATCTTTCTCTAATTCATGAACATAAATTTCATCAAAAAGCCCATGATTCCCAATATGATTCCAATGTACATCTAGAAAAATAAATCAATAGTAATATACTCCCGTAAATTATGTTAATATTATGGGTAATATTACCTGCTGGGGGAGAAGAAAGATGAAAGCTCTTAGAGTTATTAGTGCAACGATATTATTTATTATTGCTGCTATATTCTTCATATTATTTATGCTTGATGTGTTGATTCCCGAACTTGAAGACGGCGGTTTTTTTATCATTATTGCGGTTGTTTTTTTTGTGGGCGGGCTTCTTGTAAAGGGAAAATCAAAAGCAGTTCTTGCTAGACAAGCAAAGAAAATGGAATTAAAGAAACTGGGTCTTATTGTATCAACGAAACTTCACCATGTTGCAGGTCTTCCGATTACCCAATATACGTATTGTGATCTTTATTTAACCAAAGACAACCTTACTGTTGTAGGTGGCGGCACAACATTTAATCTGGCAATTCATCAGATTAGAGCGGTAGAAGTAAAAACAGATATAGAAATGACTCAAATCATAACACTAGGGGAGATAGTAAGGGGAAAAGCTGAATATTATTTAAACATTAACTATTCAAATTCATTCGGCGGAATATCTACATTAATGTTTAACGGTGGTAGAATTAACTGGAAGGTTAATAATATCGCCAATAAGATCAAACCTTTGATAACAGAAAATAACTTTGATGCTGTTCAACTTTAATGTTCATTGAAACGCTCAAGTGTGGGCGTTTTTTATTTTTCCCTAAATAAGGTTGTTTATCAATATTCACCTAATAGAACCAGTATCACTAAGATTACTCAGAATTGATACCGGATTTCCTCTTTGAATTTTTTTGGAATACAATAATTTTGTAATTGATAAAATCCCACGTATCCCCTGTACAATTAAGATTCTAAATTCTTACATAAGTATTTGCCGTTTTATTTATCTCTTTTAAATATACATAACTCCAAATAGCATTCGAAATTCGATCGTCATGCGTGCCGTTAATCGATTACTTTCTTGCCAATGAGAAGACGCCGAGAATGAATTCTCGACGTCCTAATTTTAACTTATCGTGAAGGATTAAAGTTTTGCAGTCCATATCCATAGGGGAAAAGAGGATCACCAAAGTCGGTTGGCACCGGCTGGTTATTGTTAATGTAGCTGCGAATTTGGGCGCGTTCGCCTTCGGTTGCCCCGAGGTCGTAAGGCAGATCCCATTTCTCCAGCTGGTTGTTCACGTGATCCGTTCCGATCTGGTCGACGGAGCGCGGAAGCTGGAACGGAAGCTTTCCTGTTGGCAAATAGTCGCCGAACAGCAGCTCCGAGGTCGCCGTGCCTCCGCCGTTCCCCGGGCGGTATACAACGACAACAGCTGCGCATTTGTCGAGAATGTCCGTCAAGACATAAGGTCTTGGCATGACAACGACAGCGATGACCGGAATGCCGCGGCTGTGGAATTTGTCGATCTGGGCGATTTGATCCGCAGGGATGGTCGGCTGCTTATCCGGCCATTCCGTGCCATGGGTATAGCTTTTCTCCCCGATCACAACGATGGCTGCTTTCGCCTGCGCCGCATCATTCAGCACGACATTGACGCCCGTCCCCGCCCGGTCTTTGATTCCCTGGTAGTAAGATTTGGCCTGAGGATTGTCATGATAGATCGACTGCCAAATCACGTTCGCAATATTGTAGGTCGCGAAATCATCGCTTGTTGCCCGCGGTCCTGCTACGACAAGGGTATCTCCGTTATTCACCTTCAATGGAAGAACACCGTTGTTCTTGAGCAGGGTCAGCGATTGACGAGCTGCTTCATTGACAATGTTGTTGCTCTCGACGCTGTGCCAGATCGTCGTCGGGTAATCCGGATCGCCATATGGATTCTCGAACAGACCCAGCTTGAATTTCAGCTCCAGCACTCTGCGCACTGCTTCATCGATTCGCGACATGCCTACTGCATTGACTAGCGTATTGAAATCGGTACCCGAAGCTACGGCTCCGCCCATGACGTCACTGCCTGCGCGGATGCTTCGTACGGAAATGTCGGTGGCTGAAGCCAGCCAATCCGTCATGACTACCCCCTGGAAGCCGATGACATTCCGCAAATAGTCCAGGGTCGGCTTGCTGACGCCCGCCCCTTCGCTGTTCGGGTCAAGGAAAGGGGCTGAGCCATAACCCGGCATCACCGTTCCCGGGTTCGCATCCATCGCAGCATACCATGGCTTCATATGCCATTTGATCGTTGTGCTATCATAGACTACCGTC
This window harbors:
- a CDS encoding contractile injection system protein, VgrG/Pvc8 family, encoding MQAESTQAAAGYGQVRLVWPYRIQQISELRLERNVGEHARLWLTGIVPEEDKDRYIQEARSQDPIALEETDEQGKTKRTLFQGILDTIAVRVVRGIYYVELTAVSCSALMDVQARTRSYQNREMKCSELVESVLAAYPGSDFIDNAMSHQRIGQFTLQYKETDWQFLKRVASRFGAVVIAESAAASPKLWMGLPLGRLHPLPEDTPYTIQRDLSALEEARGDGAADLHPYDFTRYAVDLVNWYPLGDILAFAGQELVIFSAVTRFTGGELRHQYILSPERGIRQNKILNTPLAGASLEGKIIDVQKDQVRVHMDVDGKQAKEEASWLPYSSIYTAEGNSGFYCMPQQGDSVQVYFPSPREEEAIAMSSIRRGGQLSPKMEDPSVKYWGTNYGKEMKFGGSELTLTATEGSLFISLEDEAGVLIQSDSGIIMASKKDLELASEKEIKIEAETAIYLVCGDSSIVMDGDTDIQGTEIVLEGLQKCPVYVEDLEPEPEAPFVSEVEPPEKKKSFWEKALDVVQVGLDVAGLIPGLGEIADLVNAGIYLARGDYANAALSAAAAIPFAGWAATGAKFVKRGVEAFKTGQKLMKGVDRAVDAFQAVKKTASMAPNAMRQDLGKVWTSARKLGNNLGLGEQLGKIKNAMQRLSVSHPRLAHAVSTSASVSQHVAMQYTRSLAIEAAMEAGGRIEFIGDFIEQIGGDKMRAALTWVSIATNKGRGKGTTGLNRNLGFTSGGNGGFGKRGGSNGGTNNLIDERAKKAGLDLTPKSSPYTQLGSKTKKKLEDKVNNRTITKEEWKRLEWNKRLASRRDAGVKEFWQQEKRRIKMGEATTRNWSQEQREAILSNKVPTFGGKPITGHHAYSVSKYPHLANRGEIIYPATVREHFTRWHGNSYRRSLPGKPYNPSFPEEF
- a CDS encoding serine protease, coding for MELDLFKLSVDERVHDPAVPVGVFAEITKEMLTEEGCHALHEVSLQFAIQDAERVQYPDYLEHPLPLLSTRLKLLVEKFCPRMKFFAVRLLDLRRKHSETYWLMIPPRVGCLSAESEFRPDGALRRLVVEGEQLNSWMLFQVAGIAETQILVHLALAESLLRRDFDGIRLTRVERTGTGSSEAAYGS
- a CDS encoding pentapeptide repeat-containing protein, translating into MRNESALAHFRDEVIRPQRQIMLEQLEQTYQGWRPELIREFIASFRAWCRQLLELQAAGKKERIGYLTYSMLRTAMQNGKMTYLGEAQDENWFMDPQPVRCSYEAKWAYLPLEKWKEAVMSRRREYAGQISEMDVEMEMQHEAAYVHGYVVALIRQAMPEAVRLEEFIQLDKEAVVEIRVGEYLDHSEVVYKLDERNLDSAEVKEWLEAGKEAEYAYEVYRKLDLADGDYSALDFRYARFEDTRLKDSQLAECMLVGTRFERCMLAGANFSGSFLHEASFEYCGLQGADFRFVEGMSGTAGTEEWDIPGFIGVNFAGADLSEADFTSANLRGARFIGANLTGASFIGANVQGADFTNAVLTDADFTGANLDGALIDESIAGTSTQAARRALLAYFTEAEREVNLDGA
- a CDS encoding DUF4280 domain-containing protein, with protein sequence MEIVGAYSTNETAGEEQKSYVVAGAILSCSCGTQLNRLKTPLCHGVHLKEKAQMNVADYEPMVNIIPFGNCFSMLNPAVQNGEMDIEGLQKAPCVPVIAEKWAGGKEDVLIEGEPALLSDCTTFCIHGGLIQIEDDGQELDGTSVG
- a CDS encoding contractile injection system protein, VgrG/Pvc8 family, with product MTEAALTYDSLVVSPFELVNLLELTIAKKVNDHACLKFTGIVSEEVKDSYVLMCDARTTVKISQRNEQGTLSPLFCGIVRNIAVKAVRGVYHLEVEAVSHTFELDVKKRSRSFQNKNMTYPDLLNVVKAPYPGIDIIDEATGGGAIGRFTMQYLETDWQFLTRLASRLRTVLIPSVVFDEPKFFFGLPDGSIKGAIKESHYQITKRMDPYRHTTQNTSAKVQENDYIYYEVESERVFQLGDTVQFKGSLLYVIEAWTEMKQGQLTHRYTLSSREGLRPNPFYNDQIIGVSIQGQVIAVQKDTVKVHLAIDDVQQASDAHCFPYASVYTAEGNSGWYCMPEVGDHVRVYFPGNREEEGVASSSVRQNSDEGETNKLGNPDHKYFRTAAGKELMMTPEEVVITGKDGEIFIRLSESGGIEISSSKEIKLVAKEDILMNAEQNITISAKEKITLTSNETSTIEMDGRTVISGLELKTN